In Populus trichocarpa isolate Nisqually-1 chromosome 7, P.trichocarpa_v4.1, whole genome shotgun sequence, the following proteins share a genomic window:
- the LOC18100850 gene encoding rust resistance kinase Lr10-like translates to MHYTLSPPMSRLLFAGYLALLLPLLVLQTCNCKDTTLCAPSSCGNHTISYPFSLNSDPSNCGNPLYTLHCEKNTSTVLYLDSRKHYVQAINYNNLTIRLVDAGVKLNDCSSLPSFSLTYANLDNSMNPYTSFQYKKTWPKWDTNFKRLSLSQKIIFINCANPVNSPLYVDTGTCLNGAESSNGSLSTHSYVNIGGMKASDLMELCSLERMTLLPAKDYKNTSFKEIHSQLAYGFELSWHKSKCGSCATICYIDDSNQTKCAGTKFIFGSPFVFAFLIYKWRRRHLSAYDTVEKFLHTHNNLMPVVRYSYSEIKKMTRGFKEKLGEGGFGCVYKGKLRSGHSAAIKLLGKSKANGQDFINEVATIGRIHHTNVVQLVGFCAEGSKRALVYDFMPNGSLNNFIFSQERSVSLSWEKLHEISLGVAHGIQYLHRGCEMQILHFDIKPHNILLDENFAPKVSDFGLARLCPANETLKSLTAAGGTIGYMAPELFYKNIGRVSYKADVYSFGMLLLEMTGRRKNLNPLAERLSEIYWPDWVHDQVSNEKAIDIGDGGTEEEQKIVKKMVIAGLWCI, encoded by the exons ATGCACTACACTCTTTCTCCACCCATGTCTAGGCTCCTCTTTGCTGGCTACCTTGCCTTACTGCTCCCCCTGCTAGTCCTCCAAACCTGCAACTGCAAGGATACGACTCTCTGTGCCCCTTCTTCATGTGGCAACCATACTATTAGCTACCCCTTTAGCCTAAACAGTGATCCATCTAACTGTGGAAACCCTCTCTATACCCTCCACTGCGAGAAAAATACCTCCACTGTATTGTATTTAGACTCACGAAAACACTACGTCCAGGCAATCAACTACAACAACTTGACAATACGATTGGTGGACGCTggtgttaaattaaatgattgcTCTTCTCTTCCtagtttttctttaacataTGCAAACCTGGATAATTCCATGAATCCATATACATCGTTTCAATACAAAAAGACATGGCCGAAATGGGATACCAATTTCAAGCGTCTCTCATTATCGCagaagattatttttataaactgTGCAAATCCAGTGAATTCTCCTCTGTACGTAGATACCGGTACTTGCCTTAATGGAGCAGAATCTTCCAATGGTTCTCTCTCAACGCATTCATATGTGAATATTGGTGGCATGAAGGCCTCGGATTTGATGGAACTGTGCAGCTTAGAGAGGATGACGTTGTTGCCAGCCAAGGATTACAAGAATACATCCTTTAAGGAAATTCACAGTCAGCTGGCATATGGGTTTGAGCTTTCATGGCACAAGAGCAAGTGTGGAAGCTGTGCAACTATTTGCTACATCGATGATTCGAACCAGACAAAATGCGCAG ggacaaaatttatttttgggagTCCGTTTGTGTTTGCATTCTTGATCTATAAATGGCGACGAAGACATCTATCAGCATATGACACAGTTGAGAAATTCCTACACACTCATAACAATCTTATGCCAGTCGTGAGGTATTCTTATTCGGAGATTAAGAAGATGACCAGAGGTTTCAAGGAAAAGTTGGGTGAAGGAGGTTTTGGATGCGTGTATAAAGGAAAGCTTCGCAGTGGACATTCTGCAGCGATAAAATTGCTGGGAAAATCCAAGGCTAATGGACAAGATTTCATCAATGAAGTCGCTACCATTGGAAGAATTCATCACACTAATGTAGTGCAACTAGTTGGTTTTTGTGCTGAGGGATCAAAACGCGCTCTTGTATATGATTTCATGCCCAATGGATCtcttaataatttcattttttctcaaGAAAGATCTGTCTCTTTAAGCTGGGAAAAATTGCATGAGATTTCCCTTGGAGTGGCTCATGGCATCCAATATCTACATCGAGGTTGTGAGATGCAGATCCTACATTTTGACATCAAGCCTCACAACATTCTACTCGATGAAAACTTCGCTCCAAAAGTTTCTGACTTTGGGCTTGCTAGGTTGTGCCCAGCAAATGAGACTCTTAAATCTCTCACTGCAGCGGGGGGAACGATAGGCTACATGGCGCCAGAACTGTTCTACAAGAACATCGGGCGCGTGTCATACAAAGCTGATGTTTATAGCTTTGGAATGTTGCTGTTGGAAATGACAGGCagaagaaaaaatttgaatccatTGGCTGAAAGGTTGAGCGAAATTTACTGGCCAGATTGGGTTCATGACCAAGTCTCTAATGAGAAGGCTATAGATATTGGAGATGGTGGCacagaagaagaacaaaagatAGTCAAGAAGATGGTTATTGCAGGGTTGTGGTGTATATAA
- the LOC7469600 gene encoding rust resistance kinase Lr10, which yields MFIAELGVCLNCTGPCGNRGLDIRFPFLQPDQYCGYPGFDLSCNERDDIVQQKWLYACSFSCSLIAELGGSLNSTGSCGNHGLDIRFPFWIKDRQPEQCGYPGFDLSCNEMGDIVLELPDAVKLYIAKIDYKSQVIHATDPQGCLRSHHSNFYSSGFHIQFKMSKDNFTIFNCSLNNAISRPRIACLSTHQYDVLAVDSEQSIDDNELLLSCTKMYDLPYQRDIRLSWSNPNGVNCEETGKQCGLRINSSSELETECYGLPRPKKGVTTGSILFGVVVIAVYQIYNFRKSEEEYQAKVERFLDDYRAMNPTRYSHADLKKMTNQFRDELGQGAYGTVFKGKLTSEIPVAVKVLTNSSEKGEEFVNEMGTMARIHHVNVVRLIGFCADGFRRALVYEYLPQDSLQRFISSANAKNVFLGWERLHHIALGVAKGIEYLHQGCDQTILHFDIKPHNILLDNDFNPKIADFGLAKLCSKYKSAISMTTARGTVGYIAPEVFSRNFGNVSYKSDVYCFGMLVLEMVGGRKNVDDTAENGDQVYFPEWIYNLLEEGEDLRFQIEEEGDAEIAKKLAIVGLWCIQWNPVDRPSMKIVVQMLEGEGDNLTKPPNPLRSSAPKRKTASIAGRRLHQELAAISETE from the exons ATGTTCATTGCAGAACTTGGAGTGTGTCTAAACTGCACAGGACCTTGTGGGAACCGTGGCCTCGACATCCGATTTCCATTCTTGCAGCCAGACCAGTACTGTGGCTATCCTGGGTTTGATCTATCTTGCAATGAGAGGGATGATATA GTTCAACAAAAATGGCTATATGCTTGTTCTTTTTCATGTTCATTAATTGCAGAACTTGGAGGAAGTCTAAATTCCACAGGATCTTGTGGGAACCATGGCCTCGACATCCGATTTCCATTCTGGATCAAGGATAGGCAGCCAGAACAGTGTGGCTATCCTGGTTTTGATCTGTCTTGTAATGAGATGGGCGACATAGTGCTTGAGCTGCCAGATGCAGTGAAACTCTACATAGCAAAGATCGACTACAAAAGTCAAGTTATTCATGCAACAGATCCCCAAGGTTGCCTTCGAAGCCACCACTCAAACTTCTATTCGTCCGGGTTTCACATACAGTTTAAGATGTCCAAGGACAATTTTACCATCTTCAATTGCTCTTTAAATAATGCAATATCTCGGCCTAGGATCGCTTGTCTCAGCACTCACCAATATGACGTTCTTGCCGTTGATTCGGAACAATCTATTGATGACAATGAGTTATTATTATCTTGTACCAAGATGTACGACCTACCTTATCAACGTGATATCCGCCTGTCTTGGTCCAATCCCAATGGTGTAAATTGTGAAGAAACTGGAAAACAATGTGGATTGAGGATAAATAGCAGCTCTGAGCTTGAAACTGAATGCTATGGCTTGCCCAGGccaaaaaaag GTGTAACCACAGGATCCATCCTTTTCGGGGTTGTGGTCATTGCAGTCTACCAAATCTATAACTTTAGAAAATCAGAAGAAGAATATCAGGCAAAGGTTGAAAGGTTTTTGGATGATTACAGAGCTATGAACCCCACAAGATACTCCCATGCTGATCTCAAAAAGATGACAAATCAATTCAGGGATGAATTGGGGCAAGGAGCTTATGGAACTGTGTTCAAAGGAAAGCTAACCAGTGAGATTCCGGTGGCTGTTAAGGTTCTAACCAATTCATCAGAAAAAGGAGAGGAATTCGTCAACGAGATGGGAACAATGGCTAGGATTCACCATGTCAATGTAGTCCGCTTGATTGGCTTCTGTGCTGATGGATTTAGACGAGCTCTGGTTTACGAGTACTTGCCACAAGATTCGCTGCAGAGGTTCATATCTTCAGCAAACGCCAAGAATGTTTTCCTTGGCTGGGAAAGGCTGCATCATATTGCCCTCGGAGTAGCCAAAGGGATTGAATATCTTCACCAGGGTTGTGACCAAACAATCCTCCACTTTGATATCAAACCACATAATATCCTGCTGGACAATGACTTCAATCCTAAGATTGCAGATTTCGGTCTGGCTAAGCTGTGTTCCAAGTATAAAAGTGCTATTTCCATGACAACAGCTAGGGGAACGGTCGGCTACATAGCACCTGAAGTGTTCTCAAGAAACTTTGGGAATGTCTCCTACAAGTCAGACGTGTACTGTTTTGGAATGTTAGTGTTAGAAATGGTTGGTGGAAGGAAAAATGTTGACGATACAGCAGAAAACGGTGATCAAGTATACTTCCCAGAATGGATTTATAATCTCttagaagaaggagaagaccTGCGGTTCCAAATCGAGGAAGAAGGGGATGCTGAAATAGCGAAGAAGCTAGCCATTGTGGGACTGTGGTGCATCCAGTGGAACCCAGTGGACCGTCCTTCCATGAAAATTGTTGTCCAGATGCTGGAAGGTGAAGGAGACAACTTGACAAAACCTCCTAATCCTTTACGCTCCTCAGCTCCAAAGAGAAAGACTGCAAGTATAGCAGGGCGACGTCTACATCAAGAATTGGCAGCCATCTCAGAAACAGAGTAA
- the LOC127903888 gene encoding uncharacterized protein LOC127903888 yields the protein MTAANKNHHPSSSKPPKNHHSTPKATTPQTNTTQNSNPTTNPNPAANPSPLSPSLKDQVLSRATHITRQELLKRRSHKLKQLSKCFKDYYWALMEELKVLYREYYWKYGVSPFKEDHHNTLQKVEQHKQGGGFGVLERENGEGEANIEVIGENNNNFSDLKSNHRCLFVGCKLKAMALTSFCHLHILSDAKQKLYKPCGYVIKRFFWLAMYSSAQAGPITCGKPILRSTAPALCTVHFQKAQKHVTQALRKAGLNVSSSSKLAPKFHVIVTEYVRQIQAKRKAAK from the exons ATGACTGCAGCCAACAAAAACCACCACCCCTCCTCCTCTAAACCACCCAAGAACCACCACTCGACCCCCAAAGCAACCACCCCGCAAACTAACACCACTCAAAACTCTAACCCCACTACTAACCCTAACCCCGCAGCTAATCCATCACCATTATCTCCCTCCCTCAAAGACCAGGTTTTGTCACGCGCCACCCACATTACGCGCCAAGAACTACTCAAAAGAAGATCCCACAAGCTGAAACAGCTCTCAAAATGCTTCAAAGATTATTACTGGGCATTAATGGAAGAACTCAAAGTTCTGTACAGAGAGTACTATTGGAAGTATGGTGTTAGCCCATTCAAAGAAGACCACCACAACACCCTTCAAAAAGTAGAGCAGCATAAGCAGGGTGGTGGGTTTGGTGtcttagagagagagaatgggGAGGGGGAGGCTAATATTGAAGTTATtggtgaaaataataataattttagtgaTTTGAAGAGCAATCATAGGTGTTTGTTTGTTGGGTGTAAGCTAAAGGCTATggctttgacaagtttttgtCATCTTCATATACTTTCTGATGCAAAGCAGAAGCTTTACAAGCCTTGTGGTTATGTTATCAAAAG ATTCTTTTGGTTGGCTATGTACTCAAGTGCTCAGGCAGGACCAATAACATGTGGAAAGCCAATACTGAGATCAACTGCTCCTGCACTCTGCACTGTCCACTTCCAAAAGGCTCAGAAACATGTGACTCAGGCTCTGAGGAAAGCAGGCCTTAATGTCTCCTCATCAAGTAAGCTTGCTCCTAAGTTCCACGTCATCGTGACAGAATATGTGCGTCAAATTCAAGCCAAACGGAAGGCTGCAAAATGA